The segment GCCTATGGGCACGGGGCAAAAGAAATAGCACAGCGAGCGGTAGAGACAGGTGTCAATTTTTTGGCGGTCGCCACTCCTGATGAAGCACTATACCTCCGGGACCACGGCTTTAAAACAAAAATTTTGGTGATGGGTGCTACTCCAGCAGCCTTTCTTCCAGTCGCACAAAAAGAAGAAATTGAGGTTGCTGCCATTTCACTGGAATGGCTGGCAATGGCAGCCGCTTCTATAGAGCCGGGTCTTCCGCCGTTAAAAATTCATTTGAAAGTCGACACAGGGATGAGACGGGTAGGAGTAGCTACAGAAGAAGCGAAGGAAGCCATTGATTTCATTAAGCGGCAGCCTTTTGAATTTGCCGGCATCTTTACGCATTTTGCTACGGCTGATGAGGAAGTGGGCGAATTATTCCAGCAGCAAGTGCGTGAAATGAAAGCCGTTGTTGAACAAGTGAATGACCCTCATGTAATGGTCCATGTTTCAAATAGCGCAGCGGCGATTATGCATCCGGACTTGGCGTATGATGCTGTGCGGGTGGGCATTTCCCTATATGGCATTGCTCCTTCTCCGTATGTCGAACAAGAAATGCCTTTTCAGCTGTTTCCGGCGCTCAGCTTGGAAACGGAAATTGTTCACGTGAAAAAAGTGAAGGCAGGAGAAACTTTAAGCTACGGTGCAACTTACCGCTGTGAAAAAGACGAATGGATTGCGACGCTTCCCATCGGCTATGCTGATGGCATGCTGCGCGGGCTGCAAGGCCAGGATGTGTTGATCCGCGGGGAACGGATGCCGGTTGTCGGGCGCATATGCATGGATCAGTGCATGGTCCGCCTAAAGGAACAACTGCCAGTCGGAGAAAAAGTGCAGCTGATCGGCCGCCAGGGAAATGAGCAGATCCGCATTGACGAATGGGCAGAGAAACTAGGCACTATCCCATATGAAGTGCCTTGCATTTTGACCAAAAGAATCCCGCGTTTGTACTATTAAACGCTCTGATTCCCAAAAGGCCCTTTTCACCGCACCGCTTCAATGTTAAGATGAAGGGGTGAGAAAAGAGAAGTAGGGTATTATCGGAGGTGTCGGCTGTGTACGAGAAGTCAAAGACAAAAAAAGTGGTAGTAAAACTGCCTAAACAACTGTTATCAGAGTTGACTACTCATTCAGATGAACAAATTCAAGAGCGCGGTGACTATGTTTATGTTTCCACGCAACGGGTAATAAAAAGTGTATACGATTCACATCATATTCGAGAAGCAATGATCAAGGGCTACGTGGAGATGTCACAAATCAATTTATCAATCGCTTGTGAATGTTCTCATGCCGAGTACGAAGCGGAGCACACGACCGTGCGACTTGTAAGCGGAGGGTGACAATTTGATTGTAAAACGTGGTGACGTTTTTTTTGCAGAACTTTCACCGGTTGTCGGGTCTGAGCAAGGAGGGACCCGTCCTGTATTGGTGATTCAAAATGATATAGGGAATCGGTTCAGTCCAACTGTTATCATAGCAGCGATCACTGCGCAGATCCAAAAAGCGAAATTGCCGACTCACGTTGAAATCAATGCTAAAAAATATGGTTTTGAACGTGATTCGGTCATCTTGCTTGAACAATTGCGGACTATTGATAAATCGCGCTTGACTGACAAAATTACCCAGCTTGATGACGAGTTGATGGAAAAAGTAGATGAAGCTCTCGAAATCAGTGTTGGCCTCGTAAAGTTTTAAGCATACATACTCCTAAAACACTTGAAGTGCTTACTTCAAGTGTTTTTTTATTGCTTAAAAGAGAAACTAAGGTGTCAGCCGATAAAATAGATGTGAAAAAAACAGTTTTCCGATACAATAAAGGATAGAGTATATAAAAACCAATACGTAATGTGAGTTTTATGGTGGTACAGGGAGGGTTCTAGAAAATAATGAATAAAAAAATGGCCGGTTATATTCAGGAAAATTCCACGGAAATTATATCGAGATGGCAAGAACTGATGAAGAATGAAAAAGACGAACGTTCTTTTCAAGTGATGCCCACGGATTTGATGAACCAAACAAGCAAGGAATTTGCGGATTTAATGTTATCGAATTTATTGGAGAGCCATCAAGCATACGAAAACCGCTTAAACGATTTTGCGGAAAAAGTGGTGCGCCTCGGCTGGTCCGTTACCTTTGTAACGAAAGCAATCAATCATTTTTCAGAAGTTGTATTCGAAGGAATGGAAGAAAAGGGAATAATCACGAAAGAGAACTTCCGGGATTTCTATAAAGAGTTCAATAACTGGATTATACCGATTCGGGACAGCACCATTGATACATATTCAAAAACATGGGAACGTACTGTCAGCCTGCAGAAAATTGCGCTGCAGGAACTTTCTGCGTCGCTTATTCCTGTATTTGATAAAGTATCCGTTATGCCGCTTGTCGGAACAATTGACACGGAGCGGGCAAAACTAATAATGGAAAATTTGCTTGAAGGTGTTGTAAAACATCGCGCCGAAGTCGTGCTGCTGGATATTACCGGCGTTCCAGTTGTCGATACAATGGTTGCGCATCATATTATTCAGGCGGCAGATGCGGTGCGTTTAGTAGGAGCGAAATGTATGCTGGTTGGAATTCGGCCGGAAATTGCACAAACAATCGTGACACTCGGCATCAACTTAAATGAGTTTACAACTACCAGTACATTGCAGCGTGGAGTAGAACAAGCATTGGCTTGGACAAATCGCCAAATCGTGGAGGTTGAGGAATAATGAATTTTCGAATTCCAATTTTAAAACTGAGGGATACATTAATCGTCTCTATTCAATGGGAGCTGGATGATCAGACTGCAATTCAATTTCAAGAGGATCTGTTGACCAAACTGCACGAAACAAGTGCACGGGGAGTGGTTATTGATTTAACGTCAATCGATTTCATCGATTCATTTATCGCAAAAGTCCTGGGAGACGTCATTAGTATGTCAAGTCTAATGGGAGCGCGGGTGGTTATTACGGGTATCCAACCAGCAGTGGCTATCACTTTAATCGAATTAGGAATTCGGCTTGAAGATGTTATGACAGCACTGGATTTAGAAAATGGTCTGGATAAACTTCAACTGGAATTGGAGGCTTAAAAATGAGCAACCAGTCTTCGGTGGAAATATTGACGGAATGGGATATTGTTGCCGCAAGGCAGCTCGGGCGCAATGTTGCGAAAGAGCTGGGCTTTGGCACAGTAGATCAGGCTCGTATAACTACTGCTATCAGCGAGCTTGCTCGCAATATATACCTTTATGCAGGACAAGGAAGAATTGAAATCCAACAGCTTATGGAAAACGGAGTGAAAGGGATTTTGATTATTGCGGCAGACCAGGGGCCAGGAATTCCAGACATACGAAAAGTTATGGAAGATGGCTTCTCAACTTCAGGCGGATTAGGAGCAGGGCTGCCAGGAGTCAAACGCTTAATGGACGAATTTAAAATTGAAACGATCCCGGGTGAAGGGACGGATATACGAGCTACAAAATGGCTTCGATAGGGGGAGCGAATATGGTCCACAAAATCGAAAATCAATACAAAGAAATACTTAATCAATACATGCAGCGGCAATCGGAACAAAATCTGTATGTTGGCCAAAATTTCAGCCGCCAGCTTATCTCTGAAAATATTTCTCCAGAAGAAGTAATCAGCGTCCATAAAGCGGCGATGCAGGAAATTTATAAGGACCTGCCGGATGTTGTCTGGCACTCCTTTGATTTTCTGATTGAAATGATGATCAATTACGGCTTGGCGCTTCAAGAGCGGCAAAGCCTTTTGCAGCGCCAGGAAGAAATACGGGTGGAAATGGATCTGGCTGCGAATGTCCAGGAAACATTGCTGAAAACAAAGCTGCCTGCCTTGAAAGGGCTGGATATCGGGCTGCTTTCTATTCCTGCGCGTAAAATGAATGGAGACTACATATACTTTATCAGTGATGAAGACGGCCATGCCGGAATAGCGGTTGCCGATGTAATCGGCAAAGGGCTTCCAGCGGCGCTTTGTATGTCTATGGTGAAATTCGGGATGGACAGCCTGAATAATTCTCCTGCCAGTCCAAGGGAAGTGCTAGGGGTTATTAATCGGGTCGTTGAGAAAAGCATTGACGATTCCATGTTTGTTTCTATGTTTTATGGCCGATATGATGCCCGTAGTGCCTCATTGACTTATGGATCTGCGGGTCATGAACCGGCACTTTTGTACCGTGCAAAAACAAAGGAATTTGTTGAGTTATATGCAAAAGGGCTTCTCCTTGGTGTTTCTCCGGCAGCCACTTATGAAGAGCATACGGTTCAGCTTGAAGATAATGACATGGTCATCATGATGACCGATGGAGTAACCGAAGGCCGCACCGATGAAGGATTTATCGAGCGCGATGTGATTTTCGAAATGATCGAAAAGAAAAAAGACGAACCCGCTCAAGCGATTGTCCAATACGTTTATGACGAGCTGGAACGCATGCAAAATGCAGAGTTGCGGGATGATTTTACACTAGTGATTTATAAAAAAGTCTAATCCTAGGTTTAAGAACCGCTTTATGGTGGTATTTAAACTTACGATGGCTTTTTTAAGTTAAACCGAATTAAAGAAAAACGGGGTGTCAAATAGATGAATATTCAAGTGGAACTAGAAGAAACGGACAATAAGTTAAAAGGCTTTATACGCGGGGAAATAGACGCGCATACAGCACCGGTTCTTCGGGAAAAATTAGAAGCATTTCAGAATCAACAAGGCATCAACGCAGAATTGGATCTTTCTGACGTTAACTATATGGATAGTACAGGATTGGGAGTTTTTGTGGCATTCTATAAATCAGTAAATGCCAAAGGCGGCCATGTAAAGCTGACAGGGCTCTCGTCTCGTTTAAAACGATTATTCGACATAACTGGTTTGGGCGAAATTATGGACATCGAATCAGTTGGAAAAGGTGGTAATTGATATGCGTCCTTTCGATTATGTTGAAATGAGGGTACCTGCTAAATCACAATATGTAGGAGTTGCGCGCTTGACGATCTCTGGTTTGGCGAGCCGTATAGGTTTTACATTTGATGATATCGAAGATTTGAAAATCGCTTCAAGTGAAGCAGTAACAAATGCTGTTCAGCATGCTTATTCAGAAGGCGAAGAAGGCGAAGTTGTCATTGGATGTGCCCTATATGGAGACAAAATTGAGATAATGGTTGCCGATCACGGGCAAAGCTTTGATTTTGAGGAAACAAAAGCGAAGGTAGGTCCTTATCATGACCAGGAAGAAGGCGCTTTTCTTCGTGAAGGAGGTCTTGGCCTGTACTTAATCGAAACCTTAATGGATGAAGTAAAAGTCCATCATCAGGAAGGCGTTACAGTCTTCATGACAAAGTATGTTGGAGGAGAGCAGGTGGAAGAGGATGTCGAAACGATCTCATCCTAATCAGCCAACTAAAGAGCAGGTGCTTGAGTGGATCGAGGCTTACCAGAAAAACGAAGATGAAGAAGCCCAAACAATGCTAGTGATGAATTACAAACGGCTTGTCGAATCTATTGCACGTAAATATTCGAATGGTAAATCTTACCATGAAGATATTGCGCAAGTGGGCATGCTAGGGCTTCTTGGAGCTATTCGGCGTTATGATCCCTCTTTCGGCAGAAGTTTTGAAGCATTTGCGGTACCCACCATTATTGGAGAAATTAAACGTTTTCTTCGGGATAAAACATGGGCAATCCATGTTCCTCGCCGAATCAAAGAATTGGGACCACGAATTAAATCAACCGTTGAAGTGTTAACACGTGAACTGCAACGTTCGCCACAAGTCTGGGAAATCGCTGAGTATCTGGATGTTGATGAAGACGACGTACTAGAAGCAATGGAAATGGGCAAAAGTTATCAAGCTTTATCCATGGACCATTCACTGGAAGCCGATTCTGACGGCAGTACAGTGACTTTATTTGACGTTGTAGGCCAAGAAGACGATGGATACGAAAAAGCGGATCAGCGCATGCTTGTAGCGAATGCGATGAATGTGCTTTCTGAACGGGAAAAGCAGATCATTCAGTATACCTACATAGAGCAGCTGAGCCAAAAAGAAACCGGGGACAAACTCGGAATTTCTCAAATGCACGTCTCCCGCTTGCAGCGCAAAGCAATCAAGAAACTTCAAGAAGCTATTTTGGCAGCTGGCGGAGTGTCGTAGTGAAAAAAATACAGCATAGTTTTGTTGATGCTTTTATTTTCAATGAAGCAAAAAAAGGAAATTATGAATCTGGCGATAGTTACCATACCGTATTGACAGATGATTATTTCATTTGCTCCATAGCCGATGGTCTGGGCAATGGTCCTGTGGCGCGGGAATCTTCACAGGTCATTCCTCAAATTCTGGAAGAATATCACCATGAAACAATTGATGAACTGATGAAGCGGTTCAATGATTTAATGGTCCAAAAACGCGGAGCAGCTGTAGCTATTTTTAAAGTGGATTTTAAGAAAAAAACACTCGAATACAGCTGCGTTGGAAACATCCGGTTCTATTTATACCGGAAAGGAACAGACGAAATGATTTATCCATTGCCTGTAATGGGCTATTTATCTGGACGTCCGCAAAAACTGCGAACTCAACTTTACACTTATGTGGAAGATGATTTGTTCCTGATCCATTCAGATGGAGTGGAACTGCGAAATCCGAAAGTAATGATGCGCCAAGCTGGAATTCCCGAACGTTTATATTATGATATTTTGCGTTCGATTCAAACCGGAGATGACGCAACGTTTATAGCTGGAAGCCTGCTCAAATGAGTCGGCTTCTTTTTTTTGTCTTCTTTTATCGTTAAAAGCCTTTCATAAATCCGATAAAATTTACTTAAAATTCTGACAAAATAGAGTGTTTTTACTTCTATATATTGAAAGCGCTTTCTCATAAACTTCTATATATCAACGAATCTCGGATATGGCCGACGCAACATGGCTCATTGTCCGCAGGCGCTTGCAACTGCAAAAAAACTTTAGGGAAATGGAGAGGGCAATGGGCGAGTTGGAGACGGGAAAACGCTGTAAAGGAGGGCGGGAATGGGACGATTAGAAGGAAAAATTGCCATTATAACAGGAGCTGGAAATGGCCAAGGCCAGTATGAAGCGGAATTATTCGCTAAAGAAGGAGCGAAAGTGGTCGTGACAGATATCGACTACGAAGCAGCCCAGCTCACCGCATCGGCGATTAAACAAGAAAATGGCCAGGCGTTTGCCCTGCAGCACAACATAGCCAGTGAAGAAAATTGGAAGAGTGTCATTTCAAAAACTCTTGAAGAGTATGGCCGAATTGATATTTTGGTGAACAATGCCGGCATTCACGCTGAGACAAAAATGGCCGATATTTCATTGGGTGAGTGGAACAGTATGCTCAACGTCAACCTTACCGGAACGTTTTTAGGGATTCAAGAAGTTATTTCCCCTATGAAAGAAAACGGAGGAGGTTCTATTGTCAATATTGCTTCTATTGCAGCATTAAGAGGAGGGAGTTTTGCCCACTACAGTGCAGCGAAAGGAGGGATTCGCTCTTTAGGCAGGACGGCGGCCATTGAATATGCGGAAGACAAAATTAGAGTCAATACCGTATTTCCTGGGTTGATTGCCACGGATTTAGTGAAAGAAGCGCTAGAAAACGAACATACCCGCAAAAACCTGTTTGATCAATTGCCGATGAAACGGATTGGGGAAATTGAAGATGTGGCATATGGAGTGTTGTATTTAGCGTCTGATGAGTCGGGATTTGTCACGGGATCGGAACTTGTTATTGACGGTGGCACAATGGCCGGCGCGAAACTAATCGAATAATCGAGGAGGATTGATGGAGATGGGTTTATTAAAAAAAGGGATTAAGTACGAAACAAAACTGGTTATGCTCTTTTTCGTAGCTTGGGGCTTTTTGTATTTGGATAGACAAGCCATATCGATGTTAATGCCAATGATCATTGAAGATATTGCACTCAATAATACTAAAATTGGTCAAATCAATATGTGGCAAACAATTGGTTTCGCTATTTCTGCACCGATTTTTGCCGTACTTTCAGACCGGTTGGGGCATAAGAAGCAAATCTTGTTTTGGGCCACACTTGTCACTTCAATTCTTGCCCTGATTACCATGTTCGCAGGTTCTTTCAACTATTTGCTGATCGTACGGACTTTGCTTGGGGCAAGTGAAGGGATTATCCTTCCAATCTCGATCTCGATGTTGGCTGCAGTTTCACGTCCGACTACTCTTGGCAGAAATATGGGGCTCGTCTATGCAGGGGCAGCGGTGATCGGTGTCGCTATTGGGCCGGTTGTCGTTACGCAATTAGGTGAACTGTTTGACTGGCGCTATGCATTCTTATTTGTCAGCGTGCCTAGTTTTATCGCTGCCTTATTAATGCTGAAAGTCGTCAAAGAAGTTGAGGTTTCTCCAAATGCTGTTGCAGGAACAAGCGCAGTAACAGTCAGCACCATTTTAAGCGGCTTGAAAAACAGAAATATCCTGATCTGTACACTCATCAGTGTTTTCTGCATGGGTGCCATGTGGACATTCAACTCGTTCCTGCCGCTTTACTTGACTCAAATCAGCATGTTATCCATTACGCAAATGGGAATTGTCTTCTCATTATTCGGTTTGCTGACAATCATGTGGCAAATTTTCATCCCTTATTCTTCCGACAAAATCGGCAGAAAACCGGCAATGACAGGATACTTGGCAATGGCGATGGTCACGCCGCTCGTACTTTTCCTTTTCCCGAATTCAGCTGCAAGCTTAGTGATTTTGGTGCTGTTTGGTGGAATTATCCTGGCAATGAATACCATCTACCAAAGCATCATTCCGGTAGAAAGCGTTTCTCCTCTGGTCATGGCTTCTGCTAATGCGCTCATTATGGGGGTCGGGGAATTGATTGGTGCTTTCTCGATTGGATTCTCAGGAGTCTTAGCAGATGCGTATAGCCTGACAGCAGTTATGCTCGTCGTTCCGATTTCTTACTTTATCGCTTTCCTGATTTCTTTCGGCTTGATCGAAACCTTAAGAACGAAATCAGTTGCTAAAGAACAAGCTTTGGTAAAAGCAACTCCAGAAGCGTAAGTTTCTCAAATTGAAAAGAGATTGCTGATTCTCCAATGGCAATCTCTTTTTTTACAGTACAGAAAGAGGTGGATGCATTGAAGCGTTTAAAAGATAAAACGGCAATTGTTACAGGGAGCACATCCGGGATAGGGGAAGCGACAGCCAGGCTGTTTGCGGAAGAAGGCGCCAAAGTGATAATTGCGGGGCGCAGACGGGAAAAAGGAGAACAAATAGCAGTCGAAATCCGGAAAGACGGCGGGGAAGCCATCTTTATCCAAGCAGACATGACGCAAGAGGAAGACATCCAAAAGCTTGTTAATTCTTCTATTGAGGCTTTTGGAAAAATAGACATCCTCGTGAATAACGCAGGCCGGATCATCGAAAAGCCTTTTATTGAACTGACGCGTGAAGACTGGGATCAATTTGTCGCACTTGATGCATTTTCTTATTTTAGAATGATGCAGCTTGTGCTGCCCCATATGGAGAGGCAAGGGTCCGGGAATATTGTCAACGTGACTTCGCTTGCAGCAATCAGCGTCATGCCGACGCACGCTTTATACAGCTTTGTTAAAGCAGGGATTACGCATATGTCAAAAGTGGTGGCAGCAGAATACGCGGATAAAGGAATTCGCGTGAACTGTTTGTTGCCTGGAGTGGTCTACACAGAAATGATTGCAGATAACCCGAATACGCCGCATATGGAAAAAATCATTCCGATGGGCCGGATGTCGACTTCAGAAGAACAAGCGAAATCGATTTTGTTTTTAGCATCTGAAGATTCTTCCTATATGACGGGCACTTCGATGGTGGCAGATGGAGGCATCCGCGGAATTTAATTAACTAAGGGGGACAAAGGGATGTTTTTAAAAGATCAAGTAGCGTTAATCACCGGTGGAGCAAAAGGGATGGGAGAAGCGACGGCCAAACTATTTGCGAAAGAAGGCGCAAAAATTGTCATTGCAGATTTGGATATTGATTCAGCAAAAAAAGTAGCGGCAACCATCAATCATTCCGGCGGCACAGCCCGCACCTACAACAAAGTCGACGTGACCGACAAAAACACGATTAAGCAAACGATTGAAGCGGCGATTGAGGAATTCGGCAAGATCGATATTCTCGTCAATTGTGCAGGCGGTACGATTGGCGGCGGCAACGGCAATACGGAAAACTTGGATATGGAAGACTGGGAAAAAACAATGCAGCTGAATTTGAACGGTACGCTTTATCCGATTCTTGAAGTATTGCCTTATATGAAGAAACAAGGGTTTGGACGGATTGTTAATTTTTCATCGATGGGTGCCTTCGATGCCTATACAGTCGTTCTTCACTATCACGCTGCCAAAGGAGCGGTGGAAAGTTTAACGCATAACTTGGCATTTGAACTAGCTCCGGCCGGAATAAATGTAAATGTCATTTCGCCTGGCCCTATTATGACGCCGTTTTGGGAAGAACTTCTTCCGGCGGGAGATGCCAGAGACCGGTTTTTCCGAGATTTATCGGCAAAAGAAGTACCGATGAAACGGATGGGAACCGCTGAAGATATCGCCGGTGTCTGCTTGTTTTTATCCTCCAGCCTCTCGAACTTCGTCACTGGCCAGAAAATTTATGTGGGAGGCGGAATGGGCAATATTCTGTCCCATAACTCGACCTTCCTGATGACCGGTGAGAATTTAATCGTAAATAAATAACTGGGAATGCTTAAAGTGAATGAAGCAGGAGGGAGCCAGCTCAAATAAGTTGGCTTCTTTTTTCTGTGTTAAAATAAAGAGGAAACGAAGGGAAGTGTCATTATGGAAATGCAGCAAATTCATGCGTTGATCGCCAAAGAAACGGGTGTAAGGCCGAATCAGGTTGGTCAAGTTATCGCTTTAATCGAGGATGGCAATACGGTTCCATTTATTGCGCGTTACCGGAAAGAAGCCACGGGGTCGCTCGATGAAGTACAGATAAAAGCCATCGATGACCGCTATACATATATCCAGAATTTAGAGCAGCGGAAAATAGAAGTGATCCGTTCCATTACGGAACAAGAAAAAATGACCGAAGAGCTGGAAAAGGAAATTATGGGCGCTACGGTTTTGCAGCGTGTAGAGGACTTATACCGTCCTTATAAACAAAAACGCCGGACCAAAGCGACGATTGCCAAAGAAAAAGGACTGCAGCCGCTTGCCGATTGGCTGATGGAATTCCACAAAGAAAACCCGCTGGCAAAAGCGGAAGCGTTTATCAATGAAGAAGCCGGGATCCCGACAGCGGAAGAAGCGATCCAAGGCGCGCAGGATATCCTCGCTGAATTATTTGCAGATGATCCGGATATCCGGGAAAAGGTTCGTTACATGACCCGTAAAAACGGCGCCATCGCCACCGCCGCCAAAAAGAACCACGAAGACGAAAAACAAGTCTTTGAAATGTATTACGAATACGAAGAGGCAATCCAGAAAATTGTGCCTCACCGAATTTTAGCGATTAACCGCGGAGAGAAAGAAGACGTCTTGAAAGTGTCGATCAATCCGCCAATTGACCGCATTTTAACTTTGATGAAAAACAAATGGGTCAAAGCAACTTCAGAAACGGGCGAGATTGTAGCGGCTGCTATTGAAGACAGTTATAAACGACTGATCCAGCCGTCAGTCGAGCGTGAAATTAGAACAGAGCTGAGCGAAAAAGGGGAAACACAAGCCATTCACATTTTCTCGGAGAACTTGCGCAACCTGTTATTGCAG is part of the Planococcus shenhongbingii genome and harbors:
- a CDS encoding SDR family NAD(P)-dependent oxidoreductase, translated to MFLKDQVALITGGAKGMGEATAKLFAKEGAKIVIADLDIDSAKKVAATINHSGGTARTYNKVDVTDKNTIKQTIEAAIEEFGKIDILVNCAGGTIGGGNGNTENLDMEDWEKTMQLNLNGTLYPILEVLPYMKKQGFGRIVNFSSMGAFDAYTVVLHYHAAKGAVESLTHNLAFELAPAGINVNVISPGPIMTPFWEELLPAGDARDRFFRDLSAKEVPMKRMGTAEDIAGVCLFLSSSLSNFVTGQKIYVGGGMGNILSHNSTFLMTGENLIVNK